The sequence GTGAGGATGCCGAGCACGTGCGGCTTGCCGAAGCCGCCGTGCTCGAAGATGCCGAAGCCGGTGGCGGCGGTCACGAAGGTGGTCCAGATGTACACCTTCCCCAGCGGGTTGCCGGGGTCGATGCGCTGGTCCCGGATGAAGGCGGCGATGCCCGCGATGAGCGCGACGACGCCGATGGCGGTGTGGGCGATGCCGAGTGGTGTGAGCGCGAGCATGGCGGGTGGAATCGGGTCAGGCTTGGATGAAGGTGAGCAGGTCGGCGTTGAGCTGCTGCTTGTGGGTATCGGTGATGCCGTGCGGGGCTCCGGGATAAACGATGAGTTTCGCACCGGGGACGAGCGCGGCGGAGGCGCGGCCGGCGGCATCGATGGGCACGACCTGGTCATCATCGCCGTGGATGACGAGGGTGGGGACGTCGAACTTCTTCAGGTCTCCGGTGAAGTCGGTTTCGGAGAAGGCCTTGATGCAATCGTGGGTGCCCTTGTGGCCGCCCATCATGCCCTGCATCCAGAAGGAATCGATCATGCCCTGGGAGGGCGTGGCACCGGGGCGGTTGAAGCCGAAGAAGGGACCGGCGGCGAGGTCCTTGTAGAGCTGCGAGCGGTCCTTGATCTGTCCGGCGCGGATGCCATCGAAGACCTCGATGGGCAGGCCGCCGGGGTTGGCGTCGGTCTTGAGCATCAGCGGCGGCACGGCGGAAACGAGGATGGCCTTCGCGACGCGGGCGGTGCCGTGGCGGCCGATGTAGCGGGTGACCTCGCCGCCGCCGGTGGAGAAACCGATGAGGATGGCGTCCTTCAGGTCGAGCGCCTCGATCAGTTCGGCGAGGTCGTCGGCGTAGGTGTCCATCTCATTGCCATGCCATGGCTGGCTGGAGCGCCCGTGGCCGCGGCGGTCGTGGGCGATGCAGCGGTAGCCGTGATCGGCGAGGAAGAGCATCTGGGATTCCCAACTGTCCGCGGTGAGCGGCCAGCCGTGGCTGAAGACGATGGGCTGCCCGCTGCCCCAGTCCTTGTAGTAGATCGAGGTGCCGTCCTTGATGGTGATCGTGCTCATGATGATGGGGTGCGGAACCATCCGTGGATCGCATGAAGCAGCATGAGATGTGCCGGAGACAAGGTTTCTGTTAGATGGCGCGTGCGGGGAATTACTTAGGGGCGTTTGGGGTGATGGTGGCCGGTCTCTCGGGCAGCGGGTGGAGGGCTCCATGGTGGGATGACGGGATCCGGTCCGGCGAGGGGATGGGGCGCGGCTTCGATTTCGGGCTTTCCGACGCGGGCGTCTCCCGGAAGGATGCCGCCTCCCATGGCTCCGCTTTCCGATTCCTCCCCGTCGTCGCCGTCCCTGCAACAGTGGCAGGAGGAACGCGCCCGCTTGGAAGAGGAGCTGGGAGAACGGATCACGCTGGACGCGCTGGCGGGGCCGAACGGGCCGTGCGCGGTGGGGGGCCTGCAGGACGATGGCGGCCATGCGGCGGGGTGGTTGATCGCCCAGCGTCTCAAGGGGCACCGGCATTCGGCGGATGACGTGCTCACGGCGTGGTATGCGGTGCAGTGTTCGCCGCGGGTGACGGAGCACCTCGACCTGGGCACCGGCATCGGGACGGTGGGGCTGCTGACGCTGTGGGGCATGGGCCCGGAGGCGCGGCTGACGTGCGTGGAGGCGCAGGAGATCAGCTACCGGCTGCTGCAATCGAACCTCGACCGGAACGGCCTGCGCGCGCGGGTGGAGTGTTCGCACGGCGACCTGCGGGAGCTGGCGCTGGAGAAGAAATTTCCGCTGGTGACGGGCAGCCCGCCGTATTTCCCGGTGACGGCGGGTGTGGTGCCGCAGGACTCTCAGAAGGCGCACGCGCGGTTCGAGCTGCGCGGCGATGTGTCCGATTACGCGCGGGCGGCGGTGAAGCATCTCACGGCCGATGGATGGTTCGTGCTGTGTTTTCCCTCACGCCAGAAACAGCGGGCGGTGGAGGGGATCACGGCGGCGGGATTCAAGATCGTGCGGATGCGTGACGTGGTGCCGCGCGAGACGCTGCCGGCGTTGTTCACGCTGTTCGCATGCCGGTTTCCGGAGGCGGCGACGACGGAGACGATCGAAGAGGAACCGCTGATCGTGCGACACGAGAATGGTCGGCTCAGCGCGGAGATGGCTGCGGTGCGGCGCGGATTCGGTTTTGAGGACGGCGAGGCCCACGGCGGGCATGGGGTGGTTCCGGCTGCTTGAACGACGACCGGTCAATTCCTACGCGCTGCCCTGAGTTCGGCGAGGTTCCGGCTGATTTCGACTTCGATCTCGCCGAGCGTGACTCCGGGATTCGTGCCGGGATCAGAGGAGACGTTCGCCCAGCCGGCCAGAGCCACGAGTGCCTGCTCTTCATCGGGAGACCGGGCGTGGTTGATCCTGGCGCGGGTGCTCTCCATTTCGGCAAGGATCGTCTGGATGGCGTCGAAAGCCTTGAGCACGCTCTCGCGTTGCCTTGGGTTTTCCCGGGAGATTCTGCTGAGATCGGCAATGAGGTCGATGCTCTCGATGTTCCCGCACAGGGAAGCGTAGGTGGAGTCCCCCGGAGCCCGGTGGCGGATCGCGTGGATGGATTGCCGGATCTGCTCCCTCCGGAATGGCGATGCCAGCGTGTCGCGCGCTGAGATCACCCGTGTGAGTTTCGTGTGGAAGGCCATCGGCATCAAGATGGCCATGGAGCCAAGGTGGCCCCATGTTTCGAGGATTGCCCATGTGTCGGGCTCCCTGGGTTGAGGATGGATGTCCAGACGGGTGGACTGAAGGTCTGAACGACTGGCCGTGGTCCAAAGCTCAAGAGCTTCACGCTTTTCCAATCTGAAGCGGGTGATGCCGTTCCGGTCGCTGGTTTGTTCCAGACGACCTGCGACGAGTCCATCACGGGAACGAAGGCCCTCGATCTCGATACCGGGCAGCGGGCGGCCTTCGGCGTCGACCCATTGGATATCGAAGTTCGTGCCCCTCTGCAGATGGACGAAGAAAAGCAGCGTGGCCCCGAGGGGTAGGGATGCAAGGACGGGCTTCCATTTCCAAGCCGGTGCCGCGGGCCGGGCCAGCAGGTAAAGCACCACGCCCACGAGGAATAGGAGCAGCCGGGCGAGCTTGAGGGGCCAGGCCATCTGGCTCCAGCCGCTGTCCGGGCCAGTGAGATGATGGGGCGAGCTGAGTTCCTGATACGTCTGGACGGCGGAGACGAAGACGGCGAGGACGAGTGGAAGCCACAGGAACATCGCCCAAGGTTTTCTACGGAACACGCAACATGCGGCTAGGCCGATCGCACCGAGGACGAACATCCAGCCGGAGCTGAGGTGAGGAAAGGCGGACATGGTGGAAAAGATGGCGGGGTATGCCTGTCATCGTTCCAGCAGTCTAACAGGGAGGTGCTTTTTGACGAATCGATACCCTTGTTGCCATCATCGATATGATCGATGATGGTCGCGGAGCGGATTCGGTTTTGAAGATGGCAAGGCCCACGGTGGGCATGGGATCCAGGAGGGTTTCCGGTGGAGGCGGCATCTTTGTGTGGTCTCCCCGAATGGCGGAAGCATCGACCGGAAAATCCAATCCCCTGGACGTGGGACGGCCCCGGAGTAACCACTCTCCGGGGCCGCCATTATCCGGCTATCTATTGCAATGAGATCATTTCTTCTTCGTCACCGAGCGGATGTAATCCACTTCGGGCTGACGATACGGGGTGCCGTCGGTGCGGAAGATGTCGTGGAACCAGAGCGGCGGCTCGCCGTTGTAATCCTTCTCCCAGGAATCCCACGGGTAGATGGTCTGTGACTTCCCGGAGACGAAGCCCCAGCAGTAGGCACCGACATCCTCCTTCTTCAGCACACCGAGGTTCGGATCGAAGGTGCTGCCTTCCGGGCGGGCCATGAATTCCGTGCAGAGCATCGGGCGGTTGTAGCGGCGGAGCTGGCCGATGAGTTTCGCGAGGTGATCGGGCTTGCCGTAGCAGTGGAACGAGATGACGTCGCTCTGCTCCAACTGGATGCGCTGGATGAGATACATCTTGTTGGGGTCGCTCCAGTCGCCGAGCCAGATGCCGGAGGTCAGCGGCTGGGTCGGATTGCCCTCGCGGGCCCATGCGAAGACCTGGGGCAGCAGCTTCTCCACATATTGCGACTTGATCTTCTGGTCCGGTTCCAGGCCGGGGCGCTTCGATTTGCCGCCGTCGTTGTTGTCCGGTTCGTTCCAGACGTCCCAGCCGTGGATGCGGCGGTCGTTGGCGAACTGCTTCACCACGCCGGTGACATACTCGTGAAGGCGCGGGATCTGGCTCTCATCCATCAGCGCGTCGATGCCCGGGCTCTGGACCCAGCCGGAATTGTGGCGGTGGGGCAGCGGCTCGGGCTGCTTGCCGAGCTTCGGCTTCGGATACCAGCAACTGTCGAAGAGCACGAACAGCACGCCAATGTGGTGCTTTTCCGCGAGGCCGAGGAAGGTATCGATGCGCTTCGAGAAGCCCTTGCTGTCCTGCTGCCACAACAGGTCGTGGAGGAACACGCGCACGCTGGTGAACCCGAGCGATTCGGCGAGGCCCAGTTCACGGTCGATGGTAGCGGTGTCGAAGGTATCGGCCTGCCACATCTCGAGCTGGTTGATCGCCGTGCTCGGGATGAAGTTGCAGCCGACGAACCAGCCGGACTTCTCGTGCCAGGCCTTGGCCTGCTCCGGGGTCCATTGCTTCGCGGCTTCCGCATGCACGGCGGAGGAGCCGAGCGCGCATGCCACAAAAAGGTGAAGGAGGTTTTTCAACATGGTGAATGCGATGGCGTGTTTGTCATACGTCCGTGGATCACGGCTTTCCACCCTTCAGGCTGAACCGATAGACGGTCGTGCTTTTCATCGTCTTGCCCGGCTTGAGGATGATGCTGGGGAAGGACGGCTGGTTCGGGGAATCCGGGTAGTGCTGGGTTTCGAAGACGAGGGCGTTGCGGTAGTTGTAGGGCTTGCCGCTCTTGCCGGTGAGTTTGCCATCGAGGAAATTGCCGCAGTAGAACTGGAGGCCCGGCTCGGTGGTGAGGATCTCCATGGTGCGTCCGGTGGTGGGCTCGTGGATGGTGGCGGCGAGCGCGAGCTTGCCGCCCTGGTTGTCGAGCACCCAGTTGTGGTCGTAGCCGCCGCCGAACTTGAGCTGCTCGTTGTCCGCGTTGACGCGCTCGCCGACCTTGTGCGGGGTGGTGAAATCGAGCGGCGTGCCCTTCACATCCTGGAGCTTGCCGGTCGGAATGAGGCCCGCGTCCACCGGAGTGAACTTCGCGGCCTTGAAGGTGAGCTCGTGGTCGAGGATGTCGCCGTTGCCCTCGCCCTTCAGGTTGAAATAGCTGTGCTGGGTGACGTTGACCGGCGTCGCCTTGTCGGTGGTGGCGCTGTAGTCGATCTTCCACTCGTTGTCATCGGTGAGCCAGTAGGTGACGGTGAGATCGAGCGTGCCGGGGTAGCCTTCCTCTCCGTCCTTGCTGACGTAGTGGAACTTTACTCCCTGGACGCCATCCTTCTCGATGCCTTCGCCTTGCCACACGACCTTGTCGAAGCCTTTCAGGCCACCGTGCAGCGAGCACTTGATACCGCCCGGGTCGTTGTTGAGGGCGAGCGTGTAGGTCTTGCCGTCGAGGGTGAACTTGCCATTGGCGATGCGGTTGCCCACGCGGCCGACCACGGCGCCGAAGTACGGCGTGTCCTTGATGTATTCCTCGAGCGTCTTGTAGCCCAGCACCACGTCGGCGGTCTTGCCATCGCGGTCCGGGGTTTCGAGGCTCTGGACGATCGCGCCATAGGTCATGGCGCGGAGCTTCATGCCCTTGCGGTTGGTCAGGGTGAAGATCTCCACCGTCTTGCCATCGGCGGTGCCGAAGGGCTCGCCTTTGGGAGCGGCGGCGGAGGAGGGGAGGGCGAACGCGGCGGCGATCGCGAGAATGGCCAGCCGGGTGGCCGGGGCCGGATTGGGTTTTCGGGTCATGACGGAAGGATGGACGACTGGGTCGTCTATCCCTCCTAGACCCGGCGGGCGGGATTTTCCACCGTCCGAGCCGAACCGATAGGTGATCGTGCTTTTGCCCGAAGGCTCCGATCACACGATGTGGTGGATCGGACGGCCGTCCAGGAACGCCCGGATGTCCGCGATGACCCCGGCGAGAAGTCGCTGACGGGCCTCTTGGCTGGTCCACGCGGTGTGCGGGGTGATCAGCAGGTTTGGGATGTCGGTGGCGAGCAGCGGGTGGTTCTTCGGCGGCGGTTCCACGCTGAGCACGTCGAGGGCCGCGCCGCCGATTTCGCCGTGGCGCAGGGCATCGGCCAGCGCGTGATCGTCGATGAGAGGGCCGCGGCCGGTATTGATGAGAAGGGAGTCCGGCTTCATCAGCGCCAGGCTGACGCGGTTGATGAAGCGCTCGGTCTGAGGGGTGAGCGGACAGTGCAACGAGATCACGTCGCAGGTGGAGAAGAAGGCGTCTCCGGCGACACGCGGCACGGCGGCATCCGGTGCGGATTCATTCCGCGCGTAGGCGACCACCTTCATGCCGAAGGC comes from Luteolibacter sp. LG18 and encodes:
- a CDS encoding alpha/beta hydrolase, with translation MSTITIKDGTSIYYKDWGSGQPIVFSHGWPLTADSWESQMLFLADHGYRCIAHDRRGHGRSSQPWHGNEMDTYADDLAELIEALDLKDAILIGFSTGGGEVTRYIGRHGTARVAKAILVSAVPPLMLKTDANPGGLPIEVFDGIRAGQIKDRSQLYKDLAAGPFFGFNRPGATPSQGMIDSFWMQGMMGGHKGTHDCIKAFSETDFTGDLKKFDVPTLVIHGDDDQVVPIDAAGRASAALVPGAKLIVYPGAPHGITDTHKQQLNADLLTFIQA
- a CDS encoding methyltransferase produces the protein MAPLSDSSPSSPSLQQWQEERARLEEELGERITLDALAGPNGPCAVGGLQDDGGHAAGWLIAQRLKGHRHSADDVLTAWYAVQCSPRVTEHLDLGTGIGTVGLLTLWGMGPEARLTCVEAQEISYRLLQSNLDRNGLRARVECSHGDLRELALEKKFPLVTGSPPYFPVTAGVVPQDSQKAHARFELRGDVSDYARAAVKHLTADGWFVLCFPSRQKQRAVEGITAAGFKIVRMRDVVPRETLPALFTLFACRFPEAATTETIEEEPLIVRHENGRLSAEMAAVRRGFGFEDGEAHGGHGVVPAA
- a CDS encoding aldose epimerase family protein, encoding MTRKPNPAPATRLAILAIAAAFALPSSAAAPKGEPFGTADGKTVEIFTLTNRKGMKLRAMTYGAIVQSLETPDRDGKTADVVLGYKTLEEYIKDTPYFGAVVGRVGNRIANGKFTLDGKTYTLALNNDPGGIKCSLHGGLKGFDKVVWQGEGIEKDGVQGVKFHYVSKDGEEGYPGTLDLTVTYWLTDDNEWKIDYSATTDKATPVNVTQHSYFNLKGEGNGDILDHELTFKAAKFTPVDAGLIPTGKLQDVKGTPLDFTTPHKVGERVNADNEQLKFGGGYDHNWVLDNQGGKLALAATIHEPTTGRTMEILTTEPGLQFYCGNFLDGKLTGKSGKPYNYRNALVFETQHYPDSPNQPSFPSIILKPGKTMKSTTVYRFSLKGGKP